A window of Sutcliffiella cohnii contains these coding sequences:
- the icd gene encoding NADP-dependent isocitrate dehydrogenase, which translates to MTQGEKITVQNGVLNVPNNPIIPFIEGDGTGPDIWASASRVLEAAVEKAYNGEKKIVWKEVLAGEKAFNQTGEWLPAETLDVIRDYIIAIKGPLTTPVGGGIRSLNVALRQELDLFTCLRPVRYFQGVPSPVRRPEDTDMVIFRENTEDIYAGIEYAQGSEEVEKLINFLQTEMGVNKIRFPETSGIGIKPVSEEGTSRLVRAAINYAIEHGRKSVTLVHKGNIMKFTEGAFKNWGYELAEKEFGDKVFTWAQYDRIAEAEGKDAANKAQETAEAEGKIIVKDSIADIFLQQILTRPREFDVVATMNLNGDYISDALAAQVGGIGIAPGANINYETGHAIFEATHGTAPKYAGLDKVNPSSVILSGVLMLEHLGWTEAAELVVKAMEKSISSKVVTYDFARLMEGATEVKCSEFGDELIKNM; encoded by the coding sequence GTGACTCAAGGTGAAAAAATTACTGTACAAAATGGTGTATTAAACGTTCCAAACAATCCAATTATTCCTTTTATTGAAGGTGATGGTACTGGTCCAGATATTTGGGCATCAGCGTCACGTGTGTTAGAAGCAGCAGTAGAAAAAGCTTATAACGGTGAAAAGAAAATTGTATGGAAAGAAGTATTAGCTGGGGAGAAAGCATTCAACCAAACAGGTGAATGGTTACCCGCTGAGACTTTAGATGTAATTCGTGACTACATAATTGCAATTAAAGGTCCATTAACAACTCCAGTTGGTGGTGGAATTCGTTCTTTAAACGTTGCACTACGTCAAGAGTTAGACCTATTTACTTGTTTACGTCCGGTACGTTATTTCCAAGGAGTACCTTCTCCAGTTAGACGTCCTGAAGACACAGACATGGTTATTTTCCGTGAAAATACAGAAGATATTTATGCTGGTATTGAATACGCACAAGGTTCTGAAGAAGTAGAAAAACTAATCAACTTCTTACAAACTGAAATGGGTGTGAACAAAATCCGCTTCCCAGAAACTTCTGGTATCGGTATTAAACCAGTTTCTGAAGAAGGAACGTCTCGTTTAGTTCGTGCTGCAATTAACTATGCAATTGAGCATGGCCGCAAATCTGTAACATTAGTTCATAAAGGAAACATTATGAAGTTTACAGAAGGAGCTTTCAAAAACTGGGGTTATGAATTAGCTGAAAAAGAATTCGGTGATAAAGTATTCACTTGGGCACAATATGACCGTATTGCAGAAGCAGAAGGAAAAGATGCTGCGAACAAAGCGCAAGAAACAGCTGAGGCAGAAGGTAAAATTATCGTAAAAGATTCCATCGCGGATATCTTCTTACAACAAATTTTAACTCGTCCTCGTGAATTTGATGTAGTAGCAACAATGAACTTAAATGGAGACTATATTTCTGATGCACTTGCTGCACAAGTTGGTGGTATCGGAATCGCTCCAGGAGCTAACATTAACTATGAGACTGGTCATGCAATTTTCGAAGCAACACATGGTACTGCTCCAAAGTATGCAGGCCTTGATAAAGTAAACCCATCTTCTGTTATCCTTTCTGGTGTACTCATGCTTGAACACTTAGGTTGGACTGAGGCTGCGGAATTAGTAGTGAAGGCGATGGAAAAATCAATTTCTTCTAAAGTTGTAACTTACGATTTTGCTCGCCTAATGGAAGGTGCAACAGAAGTGAAGTGTTCTGAATTCGGAGACGAATTAATTAAAAATATGTAA
- the pnpS gene encoding two-component system histidine kinase PnpS has product MSKFRSRLLFALITLIITVLIGLGLLLGQLFKSFYLNTFNQRLEKETNVISLLAQQEGGLTPQLQSQLQDISDTLTARITLTDLDGIIIYDTNVKTPYNRDHQAVISKVIQSYQAQDTFYFDQDEEMFYYGAAIKNEEERVAFVVLSTPVEPLHQLNQQIWGLLIASLGTALVVILLLGVKITTHYTRPIESATKVATELAKGNYQARTYEEYLDETAMLSQSINILARNLQDMTSAQEMQQDRLKTLIENMGSGLILIDGRGYINLVNRAYKETFNAKLGDYLYRLYYEAFEHKEIIALVEEIFMTEVKVRKQIILPLNIERKHFEVYGAPIIGNNEEWKGIVLVFHDITELKKLEQMRKDFVANVSHELKTPVTSIKGFSETLLDGAMEDKETLKHFLSIILKESGRLQSLIQDLLDLSKIEQQGYKLNVQYLNIHELLEEIFEILKSKAESKNIRLQLLKSEQPLFLLGDSARLKQVFINLINNALAYTPADGEVTVTVKDKGKDVHIVIKDTGIGMEEEEIPRIFERFYRVDKARSRNSGGTGLGLAIVKHLIEAHKGKITVSSKVNEGTTFVVELNKENKDLQ; this is encoded by the coding sequence ATGAGTAAATTTCGCTCGCGCCTTTTATTTGCTCTTATCACGCTGATCATAACCGTACTTATCGGGTTAGGTTTATTACTTGGTCAGTTGTTTAAATCTTTTTATTTAAACACATTTAATCAGCGTTTAGAAAAAGAGACGAATGTCATCTCGTTATTAGCCCAACAAGAGGGTGGGCTTACCCCACAATTACAGTCACAACTACAAGATATAAGCGATACATTAACAGCTAGAATTACTTTAACAGACCTAGACGGAATTATAATATATGATACTAATGTTAAAACCCCATATAATAGGGACCACCAAGCTGTCATTAGTAAAGTGATTCAAAGTTATCAAGCTCAAGATACTTTTTATTTTGATCAAGATGAAGAGATGTTTTATTATGGAGCTGCAATTAAAAATGAGGAAGAACGAGTTGCTTTTGTCGTATTAAGTACTCCTGTAGAACCACTACATCAGCTAAATCAGCAAATTTGGGGCTTGTTAATTGCTAGTTTAGGTACAGCTTTAGTTGTTATTCTTTTACTAGGGGTGAAAATTACAACGCACTATACAAGACCGATTGAGTCAGCAACGAAAGTAGCAACCGAACTTGCAAAAGGGAATTATCAAGCAAGAACGTATGAAGAATACCTAGATGAAACAGCGATGTTAAGTCAATCGATTAATATATTAGCGCGTAATTTGCAAGACATGACGTCTGCTCAAGAAATGCAGCAAGATCGCTTAAAGACGTTAATTGAAAATATGGGAAGTGGATTAATTTTAATAGACGGTAGAGGTTACATTAATTTAGTTAACCGAGCGTACAAAGAAACATTTAATGCGAAGCTTGGTGATTATTTATATCGACTATACTATGAGGCTTTTGAGCATAAAGAAATTATTGCTTTAGTTGAAGAAATATTTATGACAGAAGTGAAAGTGCGAAAACAAATTATTCTTCCTCTCAACATTGAAAGAAAACATTTTGAAGTATACGGTGCACCTATTATCGGTAATAACGAAGAGTGGAAAGGGATTGTTCTCGTTTTTCATGATATAACGGAGTTGAAGAAACTCGAGCAAATGAGAAAAGATTTTGTAGCAAATGTTTCCCATGAGCTAAAAACACCTGTTACATCAATAAAGGGATTTTCAGAAACGTTGTTGGACGGTGCGATGGAAGATAAAGAAACACTAAAGCATTTCCTTTCTATCATTTTAAAAGAAAGTGGAAGGCTTCAATCACTTATTCAAGATTTATTAGATTTATCGAAAATAGAACAACAAGGATATAAACTAAACGTTCAATATTTAAATATTCATGAACTACTCGAAGAAATATTTGAAATATTGAAGAGTAAGGCAGAAAGTAAAAATATCCGTTTACAACTTTTAAAAAGTGAACAACCATTATTCTTATTAGGTGATAGTGCTAGATTAAAACAAGTTTTTATTAACTTAATAAATAATGCACTTGCCTATACGCCGGCAGATGGCGAAGTAACTGTTACGGTAAAGGATAAAGGGAAAGATGTTCATATCGTTATTAAAGATACTGGAATAGGTATGGAAGAGGAAGAAATACCGAGAATATTTGAGCGTTTCTATCGTGTAGATAAGGCGAGAAGCAGAAATTCTGGTGGGACAGGATTAGGACTGGCAATCGTGAAGCACTTAATCGAAGCGCATAAAGGTAAAATAACGGTTTCTAGTAAAGTCAATGAAGGGACTACTTTCGTAGTAGAATTAAATAAAGAAAATAAAGATTTACAATAG
- a CDS encoding MaoC/PaaZ C-terminal domain-containing protein: MLLGKKRKIGRKLKEIKVGEKLELSEKIEDKDLLLYLGLTDDANPIYIQHDYASQTPLKKPIVPSVMLTGIVTSAVSKYLPGPGSHIVHQDLSFPKPVYHYATLSFLFEIIDIHEKDHTIEIVVHATNESNETVIKGKLTVCPPHRLEPVESITLENF, from the coding sequence ATGTTGTTAGGTAAAAAAAGAAAGATAGGTAGAAAATTAAAAGAAATAAAAGTTGGGGAAAAGCTAGAACTTAGTGAAAAAATTGAAGATAAAGATTTGCTTCTTTATCTAGGCCTTACGGACGATGCAAACCCAATATATATTCAACACGATTATGCCTCTCAGACACCATTGAAAAAACCAATTGTTCCTTCTGTGATGCTTACAGGAATTGTTACTTCAGCAGTTTCAAAATATTTACCTGGCCCTGGAAGTCACATCGTTCACCAAGACTTATCGTTTCCGAAACCTGTTTATCATTATGCTACATTAAGTTTTTTATTTGAAATAATCGACATACATGAAAAAGACCATACAATTGAAATAGTAGTTCATGCAACAAACGAAAGTAATGAAACTGTAATTAAAGGGAAGCTGACTGTATGCCCTCCCCACCGTCTTGAACCGGTAGAAAGTATCACATTAGAAAATTTTTAA
- a CDS encoding DUF441 domain-containing protein — protein sequence MFNQATLFLIILLLIGFIAKNQSLIIAVAVLLVIKLVGLDSKLFPTIHSKGINWGVTIITIAVLVPIATGDIGFKQLQDAAKSSYAWIALGAGIAVALIAKSGIHLLAEDPHITTALVFGTILAVALFKGVAVGPLIGAGIAYIAMRVISYFSS from the coding sequence GTGTTTAACCAAGCTACCTTGTTTCTCATTATATTATTATTAATAGGTTTTATTGCTAAAAATCAATCTTTAATTATTGCTGTTGCTGTTCTACTAGTAATTAAATTAGTTGGATTAGATAGCAAGTTATTCCCTACTATCCATAGTAAAGGAATTAATTGGGGTGTGACAATTATTACGATTGCAGTACTAGTTCCAATTGCTACTGGTGATATTGGATTTAAGCAGCTACAAGACGCTGCTAAGTCTTCATATGCTTGGATTGCTTTAGGAGCCGGTATAGCGGTGGCATTAATAGCGAAAAGTGGCATTCATTTACTTGCTGAAGATCCGCATATTACTACAGCGCTAGTATTTGGTACGATTTTAGCGGTTGCCCTATTTAAAGGAGTTGCAGTAGGGCCATTAATTGGTGCAGGCATTGCCTACATAGCAATGAGAGTAATTTCCTACTTTTCTTCATAA
- a CDS encoding FxsA family protein, with amino-acid sequence MFKLLLALIIIVPALEIWVLILSGKAFGVLTTILLIILTGVLGAWLAKQQGMEALRTAQERMSYGEMPGDVIIDGLCILVGGILLLTPGFITDAFGFFLLVPTTRKFVKPIIINTLRKMMNRGQFIIINKR; translated from the coding sequence ATGTTTAAATTGCTATTGGCATTAATAATAATCGTACCTGCCTTAGAGATTTGGGTACTCATATTATCAGGTAAAGCCTTCGGTGTGTTAACTACTATTTTACTCATCATATTAACAGGTGTACTTGGAGCATGGTTAGCGAAACAACAAGGAATGGAAGCGTTACGTACCGCACAAGAAAGAATGAGCTACGGAGAAATGCCTGGAGATGTTATTATCGATGGGCTTTGCATTTTAGTAGGTGGAATTTTATTATTAACGCCAGGATTCATTACAGATGCATTTGGCTTTTTCTTACTTGTTCCAACTACTAGAAAGTTTGTAAAACCAATTATTATAAATACGTTAAGAAAAATGATGAACCGTGGACAGTTCATCATTATAAATAAACGATAG
- a CDS encoding response regulator transcription factor: MSKKVLIVDDEESIVTLLQYNIQQAGFQVVVANDGEEGLQKAISEEPDFIVLDLMLPKMDGIEVCKELRLRKVMVPILMLTAKDDEFDKVLGLELGADDYMTKPFSPREVVARIKAIFRRTSTSNQSTADDVQNGSHGETLKIGSLKILPEQYEAYYKSERLEFTPKEFELLVFLSKNKGRVLTRDQLLSAVWNYDFAGDTRIVDVHISHLREKIEPDTKKPIYIKTIRGLGYKLEEPKLDE; the protein is encoded by the coding sequence ATGAGTAAAAAAGTGTTAATTGTAGATGATGAGGAATCAATCGTTACTTTGTTACAGTACAATATTCAACAGGCTGGATTTCAAGTAGTCGTTGCAAATGATGGAGAAGAAGGATTACAAAAAGCTATAAGTGAAGAGCCAGATTTTATTGTATTAGATTTAATGCTTCCTAAAATGGATGGAATTGAAGTGTGTAAAGAACTTCGTCTTCGAAAAGTAATGGTTCCGATTTTAATGTTAACTGCAAAAGATGATGAATTTGATAAAGTTTTGGGATTAGAATTAGGGGCAGATGATTATATGACAAAACCATTTAGCCCAAGGGAAGTAGTAGCAAGAATTAAAGCTATATTTCGGCGAACATCGACTTCCAACCAATCCACTGCTGATGATGTGCAAAATGGAAGCCATGGTGAAACATTAAAAATTGGAAGTTTGAAAATCTTACCTGAACAATATGAGGCCTATTATAAATCCGAAAGATTAGAGTTTACTCCGAAAGAGTTTGAACTTTTAGTTTTTCTTTCTAAAAACAAAGGAAGAGTACTAACACGAGATCAATTATTAAGTGCTGTTTGGAACTATGACTTTGCTGGTGATACTCGAATTGTTGATGTTCATATTAGCCATTTACGAGAAAAAATAGAACCAGATACAAAAAAGCCTATTTACATAAAAACGATAAGGGGATTAGGTTACAAATTGGAGGAACCGAAGCTTGATGAGTAA
- the pyk gene encoding pyruvate kinase, with protein MRKTKIVCTIGPASETIEKLTQLMEAGMNVTRLNFSHGDYAEHGARIENIRVAAEKTGKNIAILLDTKGPEIRTHNMENGAIELVEGNEIIVSMTEVEGTTEKFSISYPGLIEDVTVGSRILLDDGLIGLEVVEIRDNEIVTKILNSGTLKNKKGVNVPGVKVNLPGITEKDANDIIFGIEQGVDFIAASFVRRASDVLEIRELLEAHNATHIQIIPKIENQEGVDNIDAILEVSDGLMVARGDLGVEIPAEEVPIVQKELIKKCNALGKPVITATQMLDSMQKNPRPTRAEASDVANAIFDGTDAIMLSGETAAGSYPVEAVQTMHNIASRAETALAYDELLSTRNKQAPRTITDSIGQSVAYTAVNLDVSAIVTPTESGHTARMISKYRPKAAIVAVTSCESVSRKLALVWGVYPRIGRKATTTDEMLDVAIEESLNTGIVSHGDLIVITAGVPVGERGTTNLMKIHVVGDVLANGTGIGRKSAYGKAVIAKTAEEALAKVEKGSVLVTIGSDKDMMPALEKASALITEEGGITSHAAVVGLSLGIPVIVGVEDATSIFKEGQDITVDASRGTVYTGHANVL; from the coding sequence ATGAGAAAAACGAAAATTGTATGTACGATTGGTCCTGCAAGTGAAACTATAGAAAAATTAACACAACTAATGGAAGCTGGAATGAACGTTACACGTTTGAACTTCTCACACGGTGACTACGCTGAACATGGTGCTAGAATCGAAAACATTCGAGTTGCGGCAGAAAAAACAGGTAAAAACATTGCGATTTTACTTGACACTAAAGGTCCTGAAATCCGCACGCATAACATGGAAAATGGTGCTATTGAATTAGTTGAAGGAAATGAAATTATTGTTTCCATGACAGAGGTGGAAGGAACAACTGAGAAGTTTTCTATCTCATATCCAGGTTTAATTGAAGATGTAACGGTTGGATCAAGAATTTTATTAGATGACGGTTTAATTGGTCTAGAAGTAGTAGAAATTCGTGATAACGAAATCGTTACAAAAATATTAAACAGTGGCACATTAAAAAATAAAAAAGGGGTTAACGTACCTGGCGTAAAAGTTAATCTTCCTGGAATTACAGAAAAAGATGCAAATGATATTATTTTCGGTATTGAACAAGGAGTAGACTTCATCGCTGCTTCATTCGTACGCCGTGCTTCGGATGTATTAGAAATTCGTGAATTATTAGAAGCACATAATGCAACTCATATTCAAATCATCCCTAAAATTGAAAACCAAGAAGGTGTCGACAATATTGACGCTATTTTAGAAGTTTCGGACGGTTTAATGGTTGCTCGTGGAGATCTAGGAGTAGAAATACCAGCTGAAGAAGTGCCGATTGTACAAAAAGAATTAATTAAAAAGTGTAATGCACTAGGGAAGCCAGTTATCACTGCAACACAAATGTTAGATTCTATGCAAAAAAACCCTCGCCCAACTCGTGCAGAAGCAAGTGACGTTGCAAATGCTATTTTTGACGGCACAGATGCAATTATGCTTTCTGGTGAAACAGCAGCAGGGTCATATCCTGTAGAAGCAGTACAAACGATGCACAATATCGCTTCTAGAGCAGAAACAGCTTTAGCGTATGATGAGTTATTAAGTACTCGTAATAAACAAGCTCCAAGAACGATTACAGATTCTATCGGACAATCTGTTGCTTATACAGCAGTTAACTTAGATGTGTCGGCAATTGTTACTCCGACTGAAAGTGGACATACTGCAAGAATGATTTCAAAATACCGTCCTAAAGCAGCTATCGTTGCTGTCACTTCATGTGAATCAGTATCACGTAAACTTGCGCTTGTTTGGGGTGTATATCCTCGAATTGGACGTAAAGCGACGACAACAGATGAAATGCTAGATGTTGCAATTGAAGAATCATTAAATACAGGAATCGTTTCTCACGGAGACTTAATTGTGATCACTGCTGGAGTACCAGTGGGAGAAAGAGGAACAACTAACCTAATGAAAATACATGTTGTTGGCGATGTATTAGCTAACGGAACAGGTATTGGTAGAAAAAGTGCTTACGGTAAAGCGGTAATCGCTAAAACTGCTGAAGAAGCATTAGCGAAAGTTGAAAAAGGATCCGTACTTGTAACAATCGGTTCTGATAAAGACATGATGCCAGCATTAGAAAAAGCTTCTGCACTTATTACAGAAGAAGGTGGAATAACTAGCCATGCAGCAGTCGTAGGACTAAGCTTAGGTATTCCTGTTATCGTTGGAGTAGAAGACGCAACATCCATCTTTAAAGAAGGCCAAGACATCACTGTAGATGCATCAAGAGGTACAGTCTACACAGGCCACGCTAACGTACTATAA
- the ytvI gene encoding sporulation integral membrane protein YtvI, whose protein sequence is MNWSYVHISLRTLLVATITIITLISFYYIFQVTYPFIIGLLLALSINPIVNFLEAKGRLPRSLSVFITLILVIAALAGIITLLIIEIVAGTEYLAKVVPGHFETLVLHIEKIIVTQIIPFFSQITAMFHNLEETQQLSILANIENFSATIGTNVGQFIQLFLQNLPKMFTWIPNVATVLIFSVLATFFISKDWYRLQNRLHKFTPNKVQESVGKVFVSLRKAFVGFIRAQATLISITAVIVLIGLLILRVEYAITIALIIGIVDLLPYLGTGLIFVPWIIYLIISGNIPLAIGLSVLYVIVLVQRQLMEPKVLSSNIGLDPLATLIALFVGFKLIGFLGLIVGPVTLVIINTMHQAGVFKDIWSYIIHGKTTN, encoded by the coding sequence TTGAATTGGAGTTATGTACATATAAGTTTACGAACGTTACTAGTTGCGACTATTACAATTATTACACTTATATCCTTTTATTATATTTTCCAAGTTACTTATCCCTTTATTATCGGTTTACTTTTAGCACTTTCTATTAACCCTATTGTAAATTTCCTTGAAGCTAAAGGTAGGCTTCCTCGTTCTCTTTCTGTATTTATTACATTAATTTTAGTGATAGCTGCCCTTGCAGGTATTATTACCTTGTTAATTATAGAAATTGTTGCGGGTACTGAGTATTTGGCAAAAGTTGTCCCAGGTCATTTCGAAACGTTAGTACTACATATAGAAAAAATAATAGTAACCCAAATTATTCCTTTCTTCAGTCAAATTACAGCAATGTTTCATAATTTAGAAGAAACACAGCAGTTATCAATCCTTGCAAATATCGAAAATTTTAGTGCCACAATAGGTACAAATGTAGGACAATTTATTCAACTGTTTCTACAAAACTTGCCTAAAATGTTTACTTGGATACCTAACGTAGCCACTGTTTTAATATTTTCTGTATTAGCGACATTTTTTATTAGTAAAGATTGGTACAGACTTCAAAATCGACTACATAAATTTACACCGAATAAAGTACAAGAGAGTGTCGGGAAAGTTTTTGTTAGTTTAAGAAAAGCGTTCGTTGGTTTTATTCGTGCGCAAGCCACTTTAATTTCTATCACAGCTGTCATCGTCTTAATTGGATTGCTTATTTTGCGAGTAGAATATGCAATTACAATCGCGCTAATTATCGGTATTGTCGATTTATTACCATACTTAGGTACTGGTTTGATATTCGTTCCTTGGATTATCTATTTAATCATTTCAGGAAATATTCCGTTAGCAATTGGCCTTTCTGTTTTATATGTCATTGTACTTGTTCAACGGCAACTAATGGAACCAAAAGTACTCTCTTCAAACATAGGATTAGATCCGCTAGCAACTTTAATTGCGTTATTCGTAGGCTTTAAATTAATAGGATTTTTAGGGTTAATTGTCGGTCCGGTTACTTTAGTTATCATAAACACGATGCATCAGGCTGGTGTTTTTAAAGATATTTGGTCCTATATTATTCATGGCAAAACGACGAATTAA
- the mdh gene encoding malate dehydrogenase: MSMKRKKISVIGAGFTGATTAFLLAQKELGDVVLVDIPQLENPTKGKALDMLEASPVIGFDANITGTSNYEDTANSDVVVITAGIARKPGMSRDDLVQTNQKIMKSVTKEIVKHSPNCYIIVLTNPVDAMTYTVFKESGFPKNRVIGQSGVLDTARFRTFVAEELNLSVKDITGFVLGGHGDDMVPLVRYSYAGGIPLETLIPKARLDAIVDRTRKGGGEIVNLLGNGSAYYAPAASLVEMTEAILKDQRRVLPAIAYLEGEYGYNGIYLGVPTILGAGGIEQIIELDLTDEEKAGLQKSVESVKSVMSILA; encoded by the coding sequence ATGTCAATGAAACGTAAAAAGATTTCTGTAATTGGTGCAGGCTTTACGGGTGCGACTACAGCTTTTTTACTTGCTCAAAAGGAACTTGGTGACGTTGTTTTAGTAGATATCCCTCAATTAGAAAATCCTACAAAAGGTAAAGCGCTAGATATGTTAGAGGCTAGTCCAGTAATAGGCTTTGATGCAAATATAACTGGGACTTCTAACTATGAGGATACTGCTAATTCAGACGTAGTAGTTATTACGGCAGGTATCGCTCGTAAACCTGGGATGAGCCGCGATGACTTAGTACAAACTAACCAAAAAATTATGAAGAGTGTGACGAAAGAAATCGTCAAACATTCTCCTAACTGCTATATTATCGTACTAACTAATCCAGTAGATGCTATGACATATACTGTTTTCAAGGAGTCTGGTTTCCCGAAAAATCGTGTTATCGGTCAATCAGGGGTGCTAGATACTGCTCGATTCCGAACTTTCGTAGCCGAAGAGTTAAACTTATCTGTTAAAGATATTACTGGATTCGTATTAGGTGGTCATGGTGATGATATGGTACCTTTAGTACGCTACTCTTATGCAGGTGGAATTCCGTTAGAAACATTAATTCCGAAAGCTAGACTTGACGCCATTGTGGATAGAACTAGAAAAGGTGGAGGAGAAATCGTTAACCTTTTAGGAAATGGTAGTGCTTACTATGCACCAGCTGCTTCACTAGTTGAAATGACAGAAGCAATATTAAAAGACCAACGTCGTGTTTTGCCAGCTATCGCCTATTTAGAGGGAGAGTATGGATATAACGGTATATATTTAGGTGTGCCAACAATACTTGGTGCAGGTGGAATTGAACAAATCATTGAATTAGACTTAACTGATGAAGAGAAAGCAGGATTGCAAAAATCTGTAGAATCTGTTAAAAGTGTTATGTCTATATTAGCGTAA
- the citZ gene encoding citrate synthase: MTATKGLEGIVATTSSISSIIDDTLTYVGYNIDDLTNHASFEEVVYLLWHQKLPTEAQLAELKQQLADNMSLPEEVINHFKTYPINDVHPMAALRTAVSLLGLYDEEADSMDEAANYRKAIRLQAKISTIVTAFSRIRKGLEPIAPKTDLGFAANFLYMLSGEEPSEIAVEAFNKALVLHADHELNASTFTARVCVATLSDVYSGVTAAIGALKGPLHGGANEAVMKMLTEIGSPENAESYIREKLANKEKIMGFGHRVYRQGDPRAKHLREMSEKLTKLTGEPQWYEMSTKIEEIVTSEKPLPPNVDFYSASVYHSLGIDHDLFTPIFAVSRVSGWLAHILEQYSNNRLIRPRADYTGPGKQEFVPISQRG; this comes from the coding sequence ATGACAGCAACAAAAGGTCTAGAAGGAATTGTAGCAACAACATCATCTATTAGTTCTATCATCGATGATACATTGACGTATGTAGGATATAATATTGATGATCTAACAAATCATGCTAGTTTCGAAGAAGTAGTTTATCTATTATGGCATCAAAAACTACCAACAGAAGCTCAATTGGCAGAGTTAAAGCAACAATTAGCTGATAATATGTCGCTACCTGAAGAAGTTATTAATCATTTTAAAACATATCCAATTAACGATGTTCATCCAATGGCAGCATTAAGAACAGCTGTTTCATTGCTTGGTCTTTATGATGAGGAAGCAGATTCGATGGATGAGGCTGCTAACTATCGTAAAGCAATTCGTCTACAAGCTAAAATTTCCACAATTGTAACTGCATTCTCTCGTATTCGTAAAGGATTAGAGCCTATTGCTCCGAAAACGGACTTAGGATTTGCAGCAAACTTCTTATACATGCTGTCTGGAGAAGAGCCATCTGAAATTGCTGTTGAAGCATTTAATAAAGCGTTAGTCCTTCATGCTGACCATGAATTAAACGCTTCCACTTTTACTGCACGTGTTTGTGTGGCAACTCTATCAGATGTGTACTCTGGTGTAACTGCAGCGATAGGGGCGTTAAAAGGTCCTTTACACGGTGGAGCAAACGAAGCTGTAATGAAAATGCTAACGGAAATTGGCTCTCCTGAAAATGCGGAAAGCTATATTCGTGAAAAGCTTGCAAACAAAGAAAAAATTATGGGATTCGGCCACCGCGTATACCGTCAAGGGGACCCTCGTGCAAAGCACTTACGTGAAATGAGTGAAAAATTAACAAAGTTAACTGGTGAACCTCAATGGTATGAAATGTCTACAAAAATTGAGGAAATCGTAACATCTGAAAAACCGTTACCACCAAACGTAGATTTCTATTCTGCTTCTGTCTATCATTCTCTAGGAATTGATCATGACTTATTCACTCCAATTTTTGCGGTAAGTCGTGTATCAGGCTGGTTAGCTCATATTCTAGAGCAATATAGTAACAACCGTTTAATCCGTCCGCGTGCAGATTACACAGGTCCTGGAAAACAAGAATTTGTGCCAATTTCACAACGTGGATAA